Proteins encoded within one genomic window of Trichoderma asperellum chromosome 2, complete sequence:
- the ATG9 gene encoding autophagy protein atg9 (TransMembrane:6 (i212-236o256-278i427-451o517-538i550-568o616-635i)) yields MAPKIFGRLSASTRGGRSFYEQLRGDDDEADLDPEAGPSLEDHDFMPTARRRNNTDSMLSPEANSVHDGIRRTAADGRTSSLGWPHDDEGDDDVPASLLVEPNKLVTANPGLARTEAPHESQHYDSPNLSSSHSHAPWRPPADERRHEAPRPSTRPATAPYRPSINAGASFNRKNTALWKWVNITNLDSFMRDVYDYYEGGGMWCIMCANALWLLETLFVAVLLTFLTQCVNYSSIPHSHSLSKVVIPRCTQKMSGWWALGIWFYSFFFIWKSVQYFFEIRRLLFVREFFIVLLEIPEQDMQTISWQDVVARIMTLRDQNPRTAADIPQNLRRFIGSQSKERLDAHDIANRLMRKENYLIAMINKDLLDLSLPFPFLRGRQLFSKTMEWYLHYCILDMAFNELGQVQQDFLRAERRGILSQKLKQRFYFAGFLNLLFAPIVLAYVIIVYFFTYYNEYQKDPKLAAARKYTSLAEWKFREFNELPHIFYERLHMSFPFATRYIDQFPKRMTEEIARSIAFMSGALTAILAVCTLLDSELFLSFEITKDRTALFYLGIFGGIWAITRGMVSEESTVFNPEYALRNVVEYTHYMPDHWQGRLHSFEIKQEFSELYKMKVVIFLEEVLGIITTPLLLLLSLPKCSDQIVDFFREFTVHVDGLGYVCSFAVFDFKKGPGHADRQRITQDVREDYYATKHGKMAASYYGFLDNYVINPKTGIPGHMPPGSQQPFHPPPAFPNLNSPTLAADMQASQVGNTETGRNRSRTAGLGTFPRGGHSITQPSPMASMLLDPRHQPSITNFGTRGPHKPRPSRGAHRADIQIPEEPYEAEADAAGLGGDSSEAGAMLGESMWQTSPGRELSKENSMANSNEPEAGVLGLINQFRQAQHHRRGGVF; encoded by the exons ATGGCACCCAAGATTTTTGGACGACTTTCCGCGTCTACGCGAGGCGGTCGATCGTTTTACGAACAGCTACgaggcgacgacgatgaagcagACTTGGACCCGGAGGCGGGGCCATCACTCGAAGACCACGATTTTATGCCCACGGCCAGGCGCCGCAACAACACCGACAGCATGTTGTCCCCAGAGGCGAACAGCGTACACGATGGCATCCGGAGAACAGCTGCCGATGGCCGAACCTCTTCTCTAGGATGGCCACACGACGAcgaaggcgatgatgacgtGCCTGCTTCTCTCCTCGTGGAGCCTAACAAACTGGTGACGGCAAATCCAGGCCTAGCTCGAACAGAAGCACCGCATGAATCTCAACATTACGACAGCCCTAATCTTTCGTCAAGCCATAGCCACGCCCCATGGCGACCGCCGGCTGATGAAAGAAGGCACGAAGCTCCGAGGCCAAGCACACGACCAGCCACCGCGCCTTACAGACCTTCAATAAACGCCGGGGCATCGTTCAACCGAAAGAATACGGCGCTGTGGAAATGGGTGAATATTACGAATCTCGATAGCTTCATGAGAGATGTTTACGACTATTATGAAGGAGGCGGGATGTGGTGTATCATGTGTGCAAATGCTCTGTGGCTGCT GGAGACTTTGTTCGTGGCCGTCTTATTGACTTTTCTGACCCAGTGCGTCAATTACAGCAGCATACCGCACAGCCACTCGCTGAGCAAAGTCGTCATACCTCGTTGCACCCAGAAAATGTCGGGATGGTGGGCATTGGGAATATGGTTctactccttcttcttcatatgGAAGTCTGTGCAGTACTTCTTCGAAATCCGCCGTCTACTCTTCGTTCGCGAATTTTTCATTGTACTTCTCGAGATTCCCGAACAAGATATGCAGACCATCTCTTGGCAGGATGTCGTTGCTCGAATCATGACTTTGCGGGATCAGAATCCTAGGACGGCAGCAGATATACCGCAAAACCTACGGCGCTTTATTGGCAGTCAATCGAAGGAACGATTGGACGCTCACGATATCGCTAACCGACTGATGCGCAAGGAGAATTACTTGATCGCCATGATCAACAAAGATCTGCTAGACTTGTCGCTTCCGTTTCCGTTTCTTCGAGGCCGTCAATTATTTTCAAAGACTATGGAATGGTATCTGCACTACTGCATTCTTGACATGGCTTTTAATGAACTGGGCCAAGTCCAGCAGGACTTTCTGCGTGCTGAACGAAGGGGGATTTTAAGCCAAAAATTGAAGCAGCGGTTTTATTTTGCCGGCTTCCTGAATCTCCTATTCGCTCCCATTGTCCTTGCGTATGTCATCATCGTTTACTTCTTTACATATTACAAT GAGTATCAAAAGGACCCTAAGCTCGCTGCAGCTCGCAAATATACTTCACTTGCTGAATGGAAATTTCGCGAATTCAACGAGCTTCCTCATATATTTTACGAAAGACTTCATATGTCATTTCCATTTGCGACTCGTTACATCGATCAATTTCCAAAACGTATGACAGAGGAAATTGCGCGGAGCATCGCATTCATGTCTGGGGCTCTTACTGCTATCCTTGCGGTGTGTACGCTGCTCGATTCGGAACTATTCCTATCATTTGAGATTACAAAAGATCGAACCGCTTTGTTCTATCTGGGAATATTTGGAGGTATATGGGCAATTACTCGAGGGATGGTGTCTGAAGAGTCTACAGTATTCAATCCCGAGTATGCCCTGAGGAATGTGGTTGAGTATACACACTATATGCCCGACCACTGGCAAGGAAGACTGCATAGTTTCGAAATTAAGCAGGAGTTCTCCGAACTCTACAAGATGAAAGTAGTCATCTTCTTGGAAGAAGTCCTGGGCATCATAACTACTCCCTTACTGCTGCTTCTGTCACTACCTAAGTGCAGTGATCAGATTGTGGACTTCTTTCGGGAATTTACGGTGCATGTAGACGGCCTGGGCTACGTCTGCTCGTTTGCTGTATTTGACTTCAAAAAGGGACCAGGCCACGCCGATCGTCAAAGAATAACTCAGGATGTTCGTGAGGATTACTATGCAACCAAGCACGGGAAGATGGCTGCGTCTTATTATGGATTCCTTGACAATTATGTTATTAATCCAAAGACTGGCATCCCTGGGCATATGCCTCCTGGATCACAGCAGCCATTCCATCCTCCGCCTGCGTTTCCAAATCTCAATTCACCTACTCTTGCAGCGGATATGCAGGCTTCTCAGGTGGGAAATACAGAAACAGGAAGAAACAGAAGCCGAACAGCAGGGCTGGGCACATTTCCCAGAGGAGGACACAGCATTACGCAGCCATCTCCTATGGCGTCTATGCTGTTAGATCCTCGCCACCAGCCATCAATCACAAACTTTGGAACAAGAGGACCACATAAACCGCGGCCATCTCGAGGAGCTCACCGTGCTGATATACAAATCCCTGAGGAGCCATATGAGGCTGAGGCGGATGCAGCTGGGCTGGGAGGAGACAGCTCCGAAGCGGGAGCCATGCTCGGAGAATCCATGTGGCAGACGTCGCCAGGCCGGGAGCTCAGCAAGGAGAACAGCATGGCCAACTCTAACGAGCCAGAAGCTGGTGTGCTTGGGCTGATTAACCAGTTTCGGCAGGCACAGCATCACCGCCGGGGAGGAGTCTTTTAG
- a CDS encoding uncharacterized protein (EggNog:ENOG41) — translation MSTDSNVGEAEAAAVEQLPENTVEYMLFVMDSRQTEARRTRPRLETIRKAANELVQSLTKDYIWQREGFELSFVSQNGEYGLLFLHGTTDYGDAIEDEWLIVYMLCELSKAHPDLWVRAGDSDGEFLLVEAANVLPKWLSPETDRYRVWIHLGKIFLIPLNSKSKDGLAMHSQAEEQLSLLQAVTFLRSNTDALIHLPAIDSEAFHRLNKYPEQIPNSIHHSLVTIPRAVAYILHALPKSIAPAVESFYLRDANSLKPILSSSAPLQFPPEDLVTASVRFSKTLYAQLKSQRFDTPPRWESIFRNTKNENISSNEEQKRVERLETGMKLTCGFEMLAKDAENSKSRVVREMAIMLEDLQEDGSSVLPSDDDIKLWDHAGRDDDDSWLDINYEDFERELEGKQAQGSSKGASGFGETQTQENLRKIVSRFEAFLNDDSAGLDGAELDSMDVDNDDDEEDVDDDQDEEVNFDEEAFSRMMREMMGFTTAISEKGAPSNTKVTEDHSDSDNDSDNDSDAEEDRDIQDLASRMEAELKEYGTLHLDPPTTARAIKPKESSKKKGKEKEQPVQGWSGPSVDDSDNDDEEVDIDYNLAKNLLESFKSQGGMAGPAGNLMGLMGFQLPRDEDSGSEGDKEERS, via the exons ATGTCTACAGACAGCAACGTCGGCGAGGCGGAGGCTGCCGCCGTGGAGCAGCTACCGGAAAACACTGTCGAGTACATGCTTTTTGTGATGGACAGCCGGCAAACTGAAGCTCGCAGAACCCGTCCTCGCCTTGAAACTATCCGAAAAGCAGCGAACGAGCTCGTTCAGTCCCTCACGAAGGATTATATTTGGCAACGCGAGGGCTTCGAGCTCTCATTTGTGAGCCAAAATGGTGAGTATG GACTGCTATTTTTGCATGGTACTACTGATTATGGAGATGCCATAGAAGACGAGTGGCTTATTGTCTATATGCTTTGTGAACTATCCAAAGCCCATCCCGATCTTTGGGTGAGAGCCGGAGACTCTGATGGGGAGTTTCTCTTGGTAGAAGCCGCCAACGTCCTTCCCAAGTGGTTAAGTCCGGAGACTGATCGCTATCGTGTGTGGATTCACCTCGGAAAGATCTTTCTCATACCTCTGAATTCCAAGAGCAAAGATGGTCTTGCTATGCATTCCCAGGCAGAGGAACAGCTGTCGCTCTTGCAAGCCGTTACGTTTCTACGGTCAAACACAGACGCGCTTATTCATCTCCCTGCCATCGATTCTGAGGCGTTTCATAGACTGAATAAATACCCCGAGCAAATACCCAACTCCATCCACCATTCTCTAGTCACGATTCCCCGAGCAGTAGCCTACATTCTGCATGCCCTTCCAAAATCTATAGCTCCCGCTGTTGAGAGCTTCTATCTGAGAGACGCCAACTCTCTAAAGCCTATCTTATCTTCATCGGCACCACTACAATTCCCTCCAGAAGACCTTGTCACGGCCAGCGTGAGATTCAGTAAGACTCTTTACGCTCAACTTAAATCTCAAAGATTCGACACACCGCCGAGATGGGAATCCATATTTCGAAATACTAAAAATGAGAATATATCATCAAATGAAGAACAGAAAAGAGTTGAACGCTTAGAGACTGGCATGAAACTCACATGCGGTTTTGAGATGCTTGCCAAGGATGCGGAGAATAGCAAGAGCAGGGTCGTCCGTGAGATGGCCATTATGCTGGAAGACCtccaagaagatggaagctcAGTCTTGCCATCTGATGACGACATCAAGCTGTGGGATCACGCTGGtcgagacgacgacgattcATGGCTTGATATTAATTATGAAGATTTCGAGCGCGAACTGGAGGGGAAACAAGCTCAAGGATCTTCGAAGGGGGCATCCGGCTTTGGCGAGACGCAGACTCAGGAGAATCTGAGAAAGATCGTCTCACGTTTTGAAGCTTTCCTCAATGACGATAGTGCAGGATTAGACGGCGCTGAGCTTGACAGCATGGATGTtgacaatgatgatgatgaagaggatgttgatgatgacCAAGACGAGGAGGTGAACTTTGACGAGGAGGCCTTTTCTaggatgatgagagagaTGATGGGATTCACAACAGCAATCTCTGAGAAAGGAGCACCAAGTAATACCAAGGTTACAGAGGACCACTCTGACAGCGATAATGACAGCGATAACGACAGCGACGCAGAAGAGGATAGAGATATACAGGATCTAGCCTCTCGCATGGAAGCAGAGCTCAAGGAATACGGCACCCTTCATCTTGACCCACCAACCACTGCGCGTGCTATAAAGCCAAAGGAAagctcaaagaagaaaggcaaagagaaggagcAGCCAGTGCAAGGATGGAGCGGCCCTTCAGTTGACGATTCCGacaatgacgacgaggaagtCGATATTGATTATAACCTGGCTAAGAATTTGCTTGAGAGCTTCAAGAGCCAGGGCGGCATGGCTGGTCCGGCGGGAAATCTAATGGGGCTTATGGGCTTCCAGTTGCCGCGCGATGAGGATAGCGGGAGCGAAGGggacaaagaagagaggtcCTAA
- the OXR1 gene encoding oxidation resistance protein 1 (EggNog:ENOG41~BUSCO:EOG092D31U4) yields MWSLMRRWSTEDTHVPSHLDEDEDNKPHRAATLKDGINDVYTPMIRTLSPFRPPPLDPVVLHGYKDSTPAGSRLLTTVVAEEIRTMVPERLRITEDWRLVYSIEQHGTSLATLYQRCRQYEGMRVGFVLVVKDQEGGTFGAYLSEYPHPAPSYFGNGECFLWRASTLTSLPLPPSADTTHLTRSTTLAPPPRSGASTPRSIDTTPGIRFKAFPYSGLNDFYINCETGFLSVGSGGGHYGLWLDDSLDVGHSATCETFGNEPLSDAGPKFSVIGVELWVIGA; encoded by the exons ATGTGGAGTTTGATGCGGCGCTGGTCGACAGAGGACACCCACGTCCCCAGCCAtcttgacgaagatgaagacaaCAAGCCTCACCGCGCGGCGACCCTGAAAGATGGCATTAACGATGTCTACACGCCCATGATCCGCACACTGAGTCCCTTCCGCCCCCCGCCGCTGGATCCCGTTGTGCTCCATGGCTACAAGGACAGCACGCCCGCTGGATCGAGGCTACTGACGACGGTGGTGGCCGAGGAGATTCGAACCATGGTGCCGGAGCGGCTGCGCATCACCGAAGACTGGCGCTTGGTGTACAGCATTGAGCAGCACGGCACGAGCCTGGCGACTCTGTACCAGAGGTGCAGGCAGTATGAGGGCATGAGGGTGGGCTTTGTGTTGGTTGTGAAAGATCAAGAGGGCGGG ACATTTGGTGCCTATCTCTCCGAGTACCCTCATCCGGCTCCATCCTATTTTGGCAATGGAGAGTGTTTCCTGTGGCGTGCCTCGACCCTGACATCTCTTCCGCTGCCACCGTCGGCCGACACGACCCATTTGACGCGCAGCACGACGCTTGCCCCTCCACCGCGATCTGGGGCTTCGACACCGCGATCGATAGATACGACGCCTGGAATTCGCTTCAAGGCGTTTCCATACAGCGGCCTCAATGACTTTTACATCAACTGCGAGACAGGGTTCCTGAGCGTGGGGTCTGGTGGCGGGCATTACGGCCTGTGGCTGGACGACTCGCTCGATGTGGGACACAGCGCGACTTGTGAAACGTTTGGAAATGAACCGCTTAGCGATGCTGGGCCCAAGTTTAGCGTCATAGGCGTTGAGCTTTGGGTGATTGGCGCATGA
- the DLD1 gene encoding D-lactate ferricytochrome c oxidoreductase has translation MLASRLIPRSAIRTLPSRQLASPVAAPVLSRWARGFASASEEKDLIIIGGGVAGYVAAIKAGQEGMKVACIEKRGTLGGTCLNVGCIPSKSLLNNSHLYHQILHDSKNRGIEVGEVKLNLQNFMKAKETAVTGLTKGVEFLLKKNGAEYIKGTGSFINEHEIKVNLNDGGESVLRGKNILIATGSEATPFPGLTVDEKRVVTSTGAIALEKVPETMTVIGGGIIGLEMASVWSRLGAKVTVVEFLGQIGGPGMDTEISKATQKILKKQGIEFKLNTKVVSGDTTGELVKLDIDAAKGGKPESIDSEVVLVAIGRRPYTQGLGLENIGLELDERGRVIIDSEYRTKIPHIRCIGDVTFGPMLAHKAEEEAVAVVEYMAKGHGHVNYGCIPSVMYTHPEVAWVGQSEQDLKSQNIPYKIGTFPFSANSRAKTNLDSEGLVKILADPETDRLLGAHIVGPGAGEMIAEATLALEYGASSEDIARTCHAHPTLSEAFKEAAMATYAKAVHF, from the exons ATGCTCGCGAGCCGCCTGATACCCCGAAGTGCCATCCGCACGCTGCCGAGCAGGCAATTGGC GTCTCCCGTCGCCGCGCCAGTCCTGTCACGATGGGCCCGAGGATTCGCCTCTGCTTCTG AGGAGAAGGACCTGATTATCatcggtggtggtgttgccgGATATGTTGCAGCTATCAAGGCTGGACAGGAGGGCATGaag GTTGCGTGCATTGAGAAGCGAGGCACCCTTGGTGGCACCTGTCTGAACGTCGGCTGCATTCCCTCAAAATCTCTGCTCAACAACTCACATCTGTACCACCAAATCCTTCACGACTCAAAAAACCGAGGTATTGAGGTCGGCGAGGTCAAGCTGAACCTCCAGAACTTCATGAAAGCCAAGGAGACCGCCGTCACTGGCCTGACTAAGGGCGTTGAGTTCCtcctgaagaagaatggcgcAGAGTATATCAAGGGCACTGGTTCTTTCATCAACGAGCACGAAATCAAGGTCAACCTCAACGACGGCGGTGAGTCCGTCCTTCGTGGCAAGAACATCCTCATCGCTACCGGTTCTGAGGCTACCCCCTTCCCTGGCCTCACCGTCGACGAGAAGCGCGTCGTCACCAGCACTGGCGCTATTGCTCTCGAGAAGGTCCCCGAGACTATGACCGTTATCGGAGGTGGTATCATTGGTCTCGAGATGGCCTCAGTTTGGTCACGATTGGGAGCCAAGGTCACCGTCGTTGAGTTCCTCGGCCAGATCGGCGGACCTGGCATGGATACCGAGATTTCCAAGGCTACCCAGAAGATTCTCAAGAAGCAGGGCATCGAGTTCAAGCTCAACACTAAGGTTGTCAGCGGAGACACCACCGGCGAGCTTGTCAAGCTCGATATTGATGCTGCCAAGGGCGGCAAGCCTGAGAGC ATTGACTCTGAGGTGGTTTTGGTCGCCATTGGCCGAAGACCCTACACCCAGGGCCTGGGCCTTGAGAACATCGGACTTGAGCTGGACGAGCGAGGTCGCGTCATCATCGACTCTGAATACCGAACCAAGATCCCCCACATCCGCTGCATCGGTGATGTTACATTTGGACCCATGCTGGCCCacaaggctgaggaggaggccgtTGCCGTCGTCGAGTACATGGCCAAGGGTCACGGCCACGTCAACTACGGATGCATCCCGTCCGTCATGTACACTCACCCCGAAGTCGCCTGGGTTGGCCAGTCAGAGCAGGACCTCAAGAGCCAGAACATCCCCTACAAGATCGGCACTTTCCCCTTCAGCGCCAACTCCCGAGCCAAGACCAACCTCGACTCTGAGGGTCTCGTCAAGATTCTTGCCGACCCTGAGACCGACCGTCTTCTCGGCGCCCACATCGTTGGACCTGGCGCCGGTGAGATGATTGCTGAGGCTACTCTGGCTCTCGAGTACGGTGCCTCCAGCGAGGACATTGCCCGAACCTGCCACGCCCACCCCACGCTGTCTGAGGCTTTCAAGGAGGCTGCCATGGCCACCTACGCCAAGGCCGTGCACTTCTAA
- a CDS encoding uncharacterized protein (SECRETED:SignalP(1-22)), with amino-acid sequence MRLRLPNLLVTAALISAGAVLAQDIPTDVPVSALLTSAQEHLAKGETNEALAYYDAAIARDPTNYLSFFKRATTYLSLGRANLATEDFNKVLALRPNFPGAHIQLAKIKAKAAEWDGAKADYAAAGEGPDSPEVLALTAAEEAMKLALAAEKEGNWEECVNHAGDAIVVASRYAPLREARSHCRFERGELEEGIGDLRHVLQMRPGDISPHVVISAVSFYNLGDLDAGVGQIRKCLHSDPDSKICKKLHKQEKAVTKAFNKATGQLTKGQFTTTSRGLVGTEEEPGLLAMVQGQVNELREEGRIPAKGKVALYEQLVEMVCQAYVESASKHADKYCNEAIELNEDSFWALLHRGKTLLKKEEFEAAIQALESAAKAHPDKRDKVNPILNKAQIELKRSKTKDYYKVLGVANDADERQIKSAYRKASKQYHPDKAHKQGITKEEAEKKMQAINEAYEVLSDPELRARFDRGDDPNSNERGNPFQGSPFGGQHWAFQQPGGGGGQQFKFHFNNGPFGF; translated from the exons ATGCGCCTTCGCTTGCCAAACCTGCTTGTGACGGCCGCACTTATATCGGCGGGTGCTGTGTTGGCGCAAGACATTCCCACCGATGTGCCCGTATCAGCGCTCTTGACTTCAGCGCAGGAGCATCTCGCAAAGGGCGAGACCAACGAAGCGCTAGCCTATTACGATGCCGCCATCGCTCGAGATCCTACCAACTACCTGTCCTTCTTCAAGCGAGCCACCACGTATCTGTCACTCGGTCGCGCAAACTTGGCAACTGAGGACTTCAACAAGGTGCTCGCCCTGAGACCCAACTTCCCGGGTGCGCACATTCAGCTCGCCAaaatcaaggccaaggctgctgaatGGGATGGCGCCAAGGCAGACTACGCTGCGGCGGGCGAAGGGCCTGATTCCCCCGAGGTTCTGGCCTTGACAGCGGCGGAAGAGGCAATGAAGCTTGCGCTGGCTGCCGAGAAGGAGGGGAATTGGGAGGAGTGCGTCAATCATGCAGGCGAtgccatcgtcgtcgcctCGAGATATGCGCCGTTACGGGAAGCGCGGTCGCACTGTCGCTTTGAGCGCGGCGAGCTGGAAGAAGGCATTGGCGATCTCCGCCACGTGCTACAGATGCGACCTGGAGACATCTCTCCCCATGTCGTCATCTCAGCTGTTTCGTTCTACAATTTGGGAGATCTTGACGCCGGTGTCGGGCAAATTCGGAAGTGTCTTCATTCTGACCCAGACTCGAAAATCTGCAAAAAGCTACACAAACAAGAGAAGGCCGTTACAAAAGCCTTCAACAAGGCGACTGGTCAGCTAACCAAGGGACAATTCACCACTACAAGCAGAGGGCTGGTCGGAACGGAAGAGGAGCCGGGGCTTCTCGCAATGGTACAGGGACAGGTCAATGAGCTGCGCGAGGAAGGGAGAATACCTGCCAAAGGAAAGGTTGCCTTGTACGAACAACTGGTCGAGATGGTTTGCCAGGCATATGTTGAG TCAGCTAGCAAACATGCCGATAAGTATTGTAATGAGGCAATTGAGCTAAATGAAGACTCTTTCTGGGCTCTTCTACATCGCGGCAAGACGCTCCTCAAGAAGGAAGAGTTTGAGGCAGCCATTCAAGCTTTAGAAAGTGCAGCAAAAGCGCATCCTGATAAAAGAGACAAGGTCAACCCAATTCTTAACAAGGCACAGATCGAACTAAAACGAAGCAAGACAAAGGACTACTACAAGGTTCTTGGTGTGGCCAACGATGCTGATGAAAGACAGATAAAGTCTGCATATCGCAAGGCATCTAAGCAGTACCATCCAGATAAAGCCCACAAGCAAGGTATCACCAAAGAGgaagcggagaagaagatgcaagCTATCAATGAGGCGTACGAGGTGCTGAGCGACCCTGAGTTGCGCGCCCGGTTTGACAGAGGAGACGACCCCAACTCCAACGAGAGAGGGAACCCATTTCAAGGCTCGCCGTTTGGTGGCCAGCACTGGGCATTCCAGCAGCCAGGCGGAGGTGGAGGACAGCAATTCAAATTTCACTTCAACAACGGGCCATTTGGATTTTAA
- a CDS encoding uncharacterized protein (EggNog:ENOG41) translates to MADSGDNYRPRERSRSPRRRSRSPGRQSRRRSYSPRSRSNSRDDYRRGRDRSPMTGSGQAPAGGNTGNYGGQAPHRSYEDRAAAREQMMSNIRETSQQDRRVYVGNLSYDVKWHHLKDFMRQAGEVLFADGCGIVEYATREQAQQAVAQLSNQNLMGRLVYVREDREAEPRFIGATGASRGGFGGGGGGGMPGFNHGYAGGPPGGGGGGGGGGGRQIYVANLPYTVGWQDLKDLFRQAARIGGVMRADVHLGADGRPKGSGIVVFENPEDARNAIQQFNGYDWQGRLLEVREDRFAGGGGMGFGGRGGYGGGMRGGFGGRGGFGFGGGRGGFGFGGRGGFGGGAPGGGPGGGPGGGPPGGSFDASAAPAVAPNPFTDNAAAGTERSEIIYVRNLPWSTSNDDLVELFTTIGKVEQAEIQYEPSGRSRGSGVVRFDSVETAETAIAKFQGYQYGGRPLHLSFVKYLNQPGGDSMETDPHAGLTQDQIM, encoded by the exons ATGG ctgACTCCGGCGATAACTACCGACCA CGTGAGAGGTCTCGATCACCTCGACGACGTTCTAGGAGTCCAGGCCGACAGTCTCGTCGGCGGTCCTACTCGCCTCGCAGCAGATCAAATAGTCGAGACGACTATCGACGGGGCCGTGATCGCTCCCCAATGACTGGATCAGGACAGGCGCCCGCCGGTGGCAACACTGGCAATTACGGGGGACAGGCACCCCATCGATCTTACGAAGACCGGGCCGCTGCCCGAGAACAGATGATGAGCAACATCCGCGAGACCTCGCAGCAGGACCGCCGAGTCTATGTCGGCAACCTCTCCTACGATGTCAAGTGGCACCACCTCAAGGATTTCATGAGACAGG CTGGAGAGGTACTCTTTGCCGAT GGATGCGG AATTGTGGAATATGCTACAAGGGAGCAAGCGCAGCAGGCGGTTGCTCAGCTCAGCAATCAGAACCTGATGGGTCGCCTTGTTTACGTTCGAGAG GACCGCGAGGCCGAGCCTCGATTCATCGGTGCCACCGGTGCCAGCCGTGGCGGattcggtggtggtggtggtggcggcatgCCCGGATTTAATCATGGGTATGCAGGCGGTCCTCCtggtggtggaggcggcggcggcggcggtggcggccgTCAAATTTACGTTGCCAAC CTCCCATATACCGTCGGTTGGCAGGATCTAAAAGACCTCTTCCGACAAGCAG CCCGAATCGGCGGAGTGATGCGTGCCGATGTGCATCTCGGAGCTGATGGTAGACCCAAGGGCTCCGGAATTGTCGTTTTTGAGAATCCCGAGGACGCACGAAACGCCATCCAACAGTTCAACGGCTACGACTGGCAAGGTCGTCTACTTGAAGTTCGCGAAGATCGCtttgccggcggcggcggcatggGCTTCGGCGGTCGTGGAGGATACGGTGGTGGAATGCGCGGTGGCTTTGGCGGCCGTGGAGGCTTCGGTTTTGGTGGCGGCCGTGgaggcttcggcttcggcggACGTGGGGGTTTCGGCGGTGGCGCCCCTGGAGGTGGCCCTGGAGGCGGCCCTGGAGGCGGTCCTCCCGGTGGAAGTTTTGATGCTTCTGCCGCGCCGGCAGTTGCCCCGAATCCCTTCACCGACAATGCAGCTGCAGGAACGGAACGAAGTGAGATCATTTATGTTCGAAAT CTGCCATGGTCAACCAGCAACGACGATCTGGTTGAATTGTTCACCACAATTGGCAAGGTCGAACAAGCAGAGATTCAATATGAGCCCAGCGGCAGATCTCGAGGCAGCGGTGTTGTCCGTTTTGACTCAGTTGAAACCGCCGAGACGGCAATCGCAAAGTTCCAGGGCTATCAGTATGGTGGCCGACCGTTGCACCTGAGCTTCGTCAAATATCTGAACCAACCTGGCGGCGACAGCATGGAAACCGATCCTCACGCTGGACTGACACAAGACCAGATCATGTAA